Proteins encoded in a region of the Streptomyces sp. NBC_01298 genome:
- a CDS encoding ROK family transcriptional regulator → MFRNQQLPLVSAPAETAVLALLLAEGPLSRVELARRTGLSSTAITKAARPLIDDGYLYELPPERTAPGAGRPVNPLAVTPDREFFVGVKISDDRLFGVVCDLRARVRATAERTIGSHEPSSIAGLLTELVDELLDAEPAFRDRTRHLGIAVSGDVDRGGGRVRFSGRLGWRDVPLAEIVAGTTGLTVTVENDVKALTIAEHWFGEGVGTGYFALVTIGAGIGSALVVNGQLVTGAYGVAGELGHVCVDPAGPRCRCGAVGCVEAIASTGAILEAVRRGTGVPDLAFDRAVELARDGDPVARGAFARAGRAIGVGIATLVNLVGPERVVVSGEGAGTYDLFGQHIKDAYAAHAFGAAVKCPLSLRPLPWEEWARGAAAVAVQALFPPSTAAAALP, encoded by the coding sequence GTGTTTCGAAACCAACAGCTGCCCCTGGTCTCCGCACCGGCCGAAACGGCGGTCCTCGCCCTGCTCCTGGCCGAGGGTCCCCTCAGCCGGGTGGAGCTCGCGCGCCGGACCGGGCTCTCCTCGACGGCCATCACCAAGGCCGCGAGGCCGCTCATCGACGACGGGTACCTGTACGAACTCCCGCCGGAGCGCACCGCTCCCGGGGCCGGCCGACCGGTCAACCCGTTGGCGGTCACCCCGGACCGGGAGTTCTTCGTCGGAGTGAAGATCAGTGACGACCGGCTGTTCGGCGTGGTGTGCGACCTGCGGGCCCGGGTCCGGGCCACGGCCGAACGAACCATCGGCAGTCACGAACCCTCCTCCATCGCAGGCTTGTTGACCGAACTGGTCGACGAACTGCTGGACGCGGAGCCCGCGTTCCGCGACCGCACCCGGCACCTCGGCATCGCGGTCTCGGGGGACGTGGACCGCGGCGGCGGCCGGGTCCGCTTCTCGGGCCGCCTCGGCTGGCGCGACGTACCGCTCGCGGAGATCGTCGCCGGTACCACCGGTCTGACGGTCACCGTCGAGAACGACGTCAAGGCGCTGACCATCGCCGAGCACTGGTTCGGGGAGGGGGTCGGCACCGGCTACTTCGCGCTGGTCACGATCGGCGCGGGGATCGGCTCCGCGCTCGTGGTCAACGGGCAACTGGTCACCGGCGCCTACGGCGTGGCCGGGGAACTGGGGCACGTCTGCGTGGACCCGGCCGGCCCGCGCTGCCGCTGCGGCGCGGTCGGCTGCGTCGAGGCCATCGCCTCGACCGGAGCGATCCTCGAAGCGGTCCGCCGCGGGACCGGGGTGCCCGACCTCGCCTTCGACCGCGCCGTGGAACTGGCCCGCGACGGGGACCCCGTGGCACGGGGCGCCTTCGCCCGGGCTGGCCGCGCGATCGGCGTCGGCATCGCCACCCTGGTCAACCTCGTGGGCCCGGAACGCGTCGTGGTCAGCGGCGAGGGAGCGGGCACCTACGACCTGTTCGGACAGCACATCAAGGACGCCTACGCGGCCCACGCCTTCGGGGCCGCGGTCAAATGCCCCCTGTCCCTGCGCCCGCTCCCCTGGGAGGAGTGGGCCCGTGGAGCAGCCGCGGTGGCGGTCCAGGCACTGTTCCCGCCGAGCACGGCCGCGGCGGCGCTCCCGTAA
- a CDS encoding alpha-galactosidase — protein sequence MPAALPLVTFDSGSGLAVLRTPNSVYALRTGPDGSPRHLYWGAPLDTAALALLPEAASPAASSFEAGAAADELAPQTGARFGPAGLQVRFADGTSGAQWEFAGHRVDGGELRLFLNDRRYPLRAELCYRVRPGSDVVERWVELAHTGAEAGTGVEAEAGAEAGAGAEAGAEAGPVTVERLDSASWTAPALADYRLSHLTGGWNSEFQLHRDRLPVTETVLTSRRGLTGHHASPWLALDDGTASEEHGEVWSTALAWSGSWRITLHRDAVGRTTWTGGFGHEGLRWTLRPGTGLRTPVFAGLYTPRGFGAASRAWHGYVADHVLPEPGRERPVLYNSWEATGFDVEQAGQIKLARLAAGLGAELFVLDDGWFGARRDDRAGLGDWTPRPDAFPDGLRPLADEVHRLGMAFGLWVEPEMVNRDSELYRAHPDWVLHSPTREATELRHQLVLNFARPEVEAWAHRTLDRLVRDHRVDWLKWDANRAFTEAGWEGNPDPDRLWIDHTRAVYRVMDRLRARHPGLRIEACAGGGGRADLGILARTDQAWTSDNTDPVDRIAIQDGFSQLFPARTMAAWVTDSPNPATGRSTPLRFRFHVAMSGALGLGGDLTGWSAEELDEAAALVAQYKLIRPLVQYGIQHRVKGGDGVTAVHYAAGDGGEHAVLAWRPTTRFGHRPAPLKLPALDPGAHYLDPDRDQVHSGAVLVHRGIELSLPAGDYASRLIRLRRITP from the coding sequence GTGCCTGCCGCGCTCCCGCTCGTCACCTTCGACTCCGGCTCCGGCCTCGCCGTGCTCCGCACGCCGAACAGCGTGTACGCGCTGCGCACCGGCCCGGACGGCAGCCCGCGACACCTCTACTGGGGCGCGCCGCTCGACACGGCCGCCCTGGCCCTGCTGCCGGAGGCCGCCTCCCCCGCCGCGAGCAGCTTCGAGGCCGGGGCCGCGGCGGACGAACTGGCTCCGCAGACCGGGGCGCGGTTCGGTCCGGCCGGTCTCCAGGTCCGGTTCGCCGACGGAACCAGCGGGGCCCAGTGGGAGTTCGCCGGACACCGCGTCGACGGCGGCGAGTTGCGGCTGTTCCTCAACGACCGCCGCTACCCCCTACGCGCGGAGCTCTGTTACCGCGTCCGGCCGGGCAGTGACGTCGTCGAGCGGTGGGTGGAGCTCGCGCACACCGGAGCCGAGGCCGGGACCGGGGTCGAAGCCGAGGCCGGAGCCGAGGCCGGAGCCGGAGCCGAGGCCGGCGCCGAGGCCGGTCCTGTCACCGTCGAACGGCTGGACTCCGCCTCCTGGACGGCCCCGGCCCTCGCCGACTACCGGCTCAGCCACCTCACCGGCGGCTGGAACAGCGAGTTCCAGCTGCACCGCGACCGGCTCCCGGTCACCGAGACCGTCCTGACCAGCCGCCGCGGGCTCACCGGCCACCACGCCAGTCCCTGGCTCGCCCTCGACGACGGCACGGCCTCCGAGGAGCACGGCGAGGTGTGGAGCACCGCCCTGGCCTGGAGCGGCAGTTGGCGCATCACCCTGCACCGCGACGCGGTGGGCCGCACCACTTGGACGGGAGGGTTCGGCCACGAGGGACTGCGCTGGACCCTGCGACCGGGGACCGGCCTGCGCACCCCCGTGTTCGCCGGGCTCTACACCCCGCGCGGCTTCGGCGCGGCCAGCCGGGCCTGGCACGGCTACGTCGCGGACCACGTGCTGCCGGAACCCGGACGGGAGCGGCCCGTGCTCTACAACTCCTGGGAGGCCACGGGCTTCGACGTCGAGCAGGCCGGCCAGATCAAGCTGGCCCGGCTGGCCGCCGGACTCGGCGCCGAGCTGTTCGTCCTGGACGACGGCTGGTTCGGCGCACGGCGCGACGACCGGGCCGGGCTGGGCGACTGGACCCCGCGCCCCGACGCCTTCCCCGACGGGCTACGCCCCCTCGCCGACGAGGTCCACCGCCTGGGCATGGCCTTCGGCCTGTGGGTGGAACCCGAAATGGTCAACCGGGACAGCGAGTTGTACCGCGCCCATCCGGACTGGGTTCTCCACTCCCCCACCCGGGAGGCGACCGAGCTGCGCCATCAGCTGGTGCTGAACTTCGCCCGGCCCGAGGTCGAGGCCTGGGCCCACCGGACCCTGGACCGCCTCGTACGCGACCACCGGGTGGACTGGCTCAAGTGGGACGCCAACCGCGCCTTCACCGAGGCCGGCTGGGAGGGGAACCCCGATCCCGACCGGCTCTGGATCGACCACACCCGGGCCGTCTACCGCGTCATGGACCGGCTGCGCGCCCGCCACCCCGGCCTGCGCATCGAGGCCTGCGCGGGCGGGGGCGGGCGCGCCGACCTGGGCATCCTGGCCCGCACCGACCAGGCGTGGACCTCCGACAACACCGACCCCGTCGACCGGATCGCGATCCAGGACGGCTTCAGCCAGCTCTTTCCGGCCCGGACCATGGCCGCATGGGTCACCGACAGCCCCAACCCGGCCACCGGCCGGAGCACTCCGCTGCGCTTCCGCTTCCACGTCGCCATGTCCGGTGCGCTCGGCCTGGGCGGGGACCTGACGGGCTGGTCCGCCGAGGAACTCGACGAGGCCGCCGCGCTCGTGGCCCAGTACAAGCTCATCCGCCCCCTGGTCCAGTACGGGATCCAGCACCGCGTCAAGGGCGGGGACGGGGTGACGGCCGTCCACTACGCCGCCGGGGACGGCGGGGAGCACGCCGTGCTCGCCTGGCGGCCCACGACCCGCTTCGGGCACCGGCCCGCGCCCCTCAAGCTGCCCGCACTCGACCCCGGCGCCCACTACCTGGACCCGGACCGGGACCAGGTGCACAGCGGCGCCGTCCTGGTCCACCGCGGCATCGAACTCTCGCTGCCCGCCGGGGACTACGCGAGCCGGCTGATCCGGCTGCGCCGCATCACCCCCTGA
- a CDS encoding alkaline phosphatase family protein translates to MHTQHVLVVGIDGVRLDLLPQLDTPHLDEIADAGFLAPVEIDETTPTMSGPCWSTIATGVTVAKHGVWGNRLDGNRLDVFPDFTTRLALECGRRTFAAGGWAPLFLAQQGGPLFTAPSRLSYIAPRADTPEAWEEADEAVTAEAAHVLGSGEELHASFVYLGAVDETAHFLGCGEEYRRSIETADQRLGRLVKAVRDRPGHPGEQWTVIVVTDHGHRDEGGHGGRSELERTAWVAACGPGLAAGVTPPVVRHTDVAAHVYAALGIGLDGHWTLDGAPFTSFTA, encoded by the coding sequence ATGCACACTCAACACGTTCTGGTCGTCGGCATCGACGGCGTTCGGCTCGACCTGCTGCCGCAGCTGGACACCCCCCACCTGGACGAGATAGCGGACGCGGGCTTCCTCGCCCCCGTCGAGATCGACGAGACCACGCCCACGATGTCCGGACCCTGCTGGTCCACCATCGCCACCGGGGTCACCGTCGCCAAGCACGGGGTGTGGGGCAACCGGCTCGACGGCAACCGACTCGACGTCTTCCCCGACTTCACCACCCGCCTGGCACTCGAATGCGGGCGGCGGACCTTCGCGGCCGGCGGCTGGGCCCCCTTGTTCCTCGCCCAGCAGGGCGGGCCGCTCTTCACCGCCCCCAGCCGGCTGAGCTACATCGCCCCGCGCGCGGACACGCCGGAGGCCTGGGAGGAGGCCGACGAGGCCGTGACCGCCGAAGCGGCGCACGTGCTGGGCTCCGGGGAGGAGCTCCACGCCTCCTTCGTCTACCTCGGCGCCGTCGACGAGACCGCCCATTTCCTGGGCTGCGGCGAGGAGTACCGCCGCTCGATCGAGACGGCGGACCAGCGCCTGGGCCGCCTGGTCAAGGCCGTGCGCGACCGGCCGGGCCACCCCGGGGAGCAGTGGACGGTCATCGTGGTGACCGACCACGGGCACCGGGACGAGGGGGGCCACGGGGGCCGCAGCGAACTGGAGCGCACCGCCTGGGTCGCCGCGTGCGGGCCCGGTCTGGCAGCCGGCGTGACCCCGCCGGTGGTCCGGCACACCGATGTCGCCGCCCATGTCTACGCGGCCCTGGGCATCGGCCTGGACGGCCACTGGACCCTGGACGGCGCACCCTTCACCAGCTTCACCGCCTGA
- the galK gene encoding galactokinase produces the protein MNRTAQAAGTFAKLFGGSPDGVWAAPGRVNLIGEHTDYNDGFALPIALPQTTLLAARARTDGRLLLHSAQGDGRITELAVADLAPGAVPGWAAYPAGVVWALAGAGHPVGGADLHFDSTVPTGAGLSSSAALECAVAVAYDELYGLRLPGPELARIAQRAENAFAGVPCGIMDQMASVCCTTGAALHLDARTPESHRRVPLDLPGQGLGLLVIDTRVSHDLGDGAYAALRAGCERAAGLLGLRALRDLPARDLAGALEELPEELVPLVRHVVTENGRVAEAVARLREGDAAALGPILTAGHASLRDDYRVSCPETDLAVTAALGAGALGARMTGGGFGGSVIALVEAGRENAVGDSVTAAFGAAGHRFPRLLTVTPAAGARRL, from the coding sequence GTGAACCGGACCGCACAGGCAGCGGGCACCTTCGCGAAGCTCTTCGGCGGTTCCCCCGACGGGGTCTGGGCGGCGCCCGGCCGGGTCAACCTGATCGGTGAACACACCGACTACAACGACGGGTTCGCCCTCCCCATCGCCCTCCCGCAGACCACCCTGCTCGCCGCCCGCGCCCGTACGGACGGCCGGCTGCTGCTGCACAGCGCGCAGGGCGACGGCCGGATCACCGAACTGGCCGTGGCCGACCTGGCCCCGGGAGCCGTGCCGGGCTGGGCCGCGTACCCGGCCGGTGTGGTCTGGGCCCTCGCCGGGGCCGGACACCCGGTCGGCGGCGCGGACCTGCACTTCGACAGCACCGTGCCCACCGGCGCGGGGCTCTCCTCCTCCGCCGCCCTGGAGTGCGCGGTCGCCGTCGCCTACGACGAGCTGTACGGACTGCGGCTGCCCGGGCCCGAACTGGCCCGGATCGCCCAGCGGGCGGAGAACGCCTTCGCCGGAGTGCCCTGCGGGATCATGGACCAGATGGCCTCCGTGTGCTGTACCACCGGGGCCGCCCTCCACCTCGACGCCCGCACCCCGGAGAGCCACCGGCGAGTCCCCCTCGACCTCCCGGGGCAGGGGCTCGGACTGCTCGTGATCGACACCCGGGTCTCCCACGACCTGGGAGACGGGGCGTACGCGGCCCTGCGCGCGGGCTGTGAACGGGCGGCCGGGCTGCTCGGCCTGCGCGCCCTGCGGGACCTGCCCGCCCGGGACCTCGCGGGGGCCCTGGAGGAACTCCCCGAGGAACTCGTCCCGTTGGTCCGTCACGTGGTGACCGAGAACGGCCGGGTCGCCGAGGCCGTGGCCCGGCTCCGCGAGGGCGACGCGGCCGCCCTGGGCCCGATCCTGACGGCCGGTCACGCGTCGCTCCGCGACGACTACCGGGTCTCCTGTCCGGAGACCGACCTGGCGGTGACCGCCGCGCTCGGCGCCGGGGCCCTCGGCGCCCGGATGACGGGAGGCGGCTTCGGCGGCTCCGTCATCGCGCTGGTGGAGGCGGGGCGCGAGAACGCGGTGGGCGACAGCGTCACGGCGGCCTTCGGCGCGGCCGGCCACCGTTTCCCGCGGCTCCTCACCGTCACCCCGGCGGCCGGCGCCCGACGGCTGTGA
- the galT gene encoding galactose-1-phosphate uridylyltransferase, translating into MKKTLAKLADGRELIYFDTDEGAVRDAPDLRPLDPVDSRPELRRDEATGDWITIASHRQNRTYHPPAGECPLCPSRDGRLSEIPAADYEVAVFENRFPSLAGGAGRCEVVCFTPDHDAGFADLTPAAARLVLDAWTDRTAELSALPGVEQVYCFENRGAEIGVTLAHPHGQIYAFPFVTPRTAKMTAAARAHRAATGRNLFEDLVSGARAATDRVVTAGEHWTAFVPYAARWPYEVHLYPHRRVPDLTRLTEAERAEFPGIYLDLLRRFDRLFPVPEVEAEADADARREAAPTPYISAWHQAPRTDGGELALHLELFTIRRTPDKLKFLAGTESGTEAFINDVAPETAARRLREALA; encoded by the coding sequence GTGAAGAAGACCCTCGCGAAACTCGCGGACGGCCGCGAACTGATCTACTTCGACACCGACGAAGGTGCCGTGCGCGACGCGCCCGACCTGCGCCCACTGGATCCCGTGGACAGCAGGCCGGAACTGCGGCGGGACGAGGCCACCGGTGACTGGATCACCATCGCCTCCCACCGCCAGAACCGGACCTACCACCCGCCCGCCGGCGAATGCCCGCTCTGCCCCTCCCGGGACGGCCGGCTTAGCGAGATCCCCGCCGCCGACTACGAGGTCGCCGTCTTCGAGAACCGCTTCCCCTCCCTCGCGGGCGGGGCCGGGCGCTGCGAAGTCGTCTGCTTCACCCCCGACCACGACGCCGGTTTCGCCGACCTCACCCCGGCCGCGGCCCGGCTGGTCCTGGACGCCTGGACCGACCGCACCGCGGAACTCTCCGCCCTCCCCGGTGTCGAGCAGGTGTACTGCTTCGAGAACCGCGGAGCCGAGATCGGCGTGACCCTCGCCCACCCGCACGGGCAGATCTACGCCTTCCCCTTCGTCACGCCGCGCACCGCCAAGATGACCGCCGCCGCGCGGGCGCACCGCGCCGCCACCGGCCGCAACCTCTTCGAGGACCTCGTTTCCGGGGCCCGCGCCGCCACCGACCGGGTCGTGACGGCCGGGGAGCACTGGACCGCCTTCGTGCCCTACGCCGCCCGCTGGCCGTACGAGGTCCACCTCTACCCCCACCGCCGGGTCCCCGACCTGACCCGCCTCACCGAAGCGGAGCGGGCCGAGTTCCCCGGGATCTACCTCGACCTGCTCCGCCGCTTCGACCGGCTGTTCCCCGTACCGGAGGTGGAGGCGGAGGCCGATGCGGATGCGCGGCGGGAGGCCGCCCCCACCCCGTACATCTCCGCGTGGCACCAGGCGCCCCGCACCGATGGCGGGGAACTCGCCCTGCACCTGGAGCTGTTCACCATCCGCAGGACCCCCGACAAGCTCAAGTTCCTCGCCGGGACGGAGTCCGGGACGGAAGCCTTCATCAACGACGTGGCCCCCGAGACGGCCGCGCGACGACTGCGGGAGGCCCTCGCGTGA
- a CDS encoding DeoR/GlpR family DNA-binding transcription regulator: MAEQAAQLAHQRRALILDSVRREGAVRVADLVGQLGVSDMTVRRDLDALARQGLVEKVHGGAVAPAGASAHEPGFEAKSDLEGDAKAAIADTAATLVEPGSVIAVSGGTTAHAVAARLLGIPRLTIVTNSLPVAELVWAEGRERGAGAPTLLLTGGSPTPSAALVGPLADLTIGSLHVDLLFLGAHGVAQGAGLTTPNLMEAQTNRALVASARRVAVVADHSKWGVVGLSGFAALRQADWFVTDAGLPAPARAALAEEVGELLVAGEERP, encoded by the coding sequence GTGGCCGAGCAGGCTGCCCAACTGGCCCACCAGCGACGCGCGCTGATCCTGGACTCGGTCCGGCGCGAGGGCGCGGTGCGGGTGGCGGACCTGGTCGGGCAGCTCGGCGTCTCGGACATGACCGTCCGCCGGGACCTGGACGCCCTCGCCCGGCAAGGGCTCGTGGAGAAGGTCCACGGCGGAGCCGTCGCCCCGGCCGGGGCGAGCGCGCACGAGCCCGGGTTCGAGGCCAAGTCGGACCTGGAGGGCGACGCCAAGGCCGCCATCGCGGACACGGCCGCGACCCTGGTGGAACCGGGCAGCGTGATCGCCGTATCGGGCGGCACCACCGCGCACGCGGTCGCGGCCCGGCTCCTCGGCATCCCGCGGCTCACCATCGTCACCAACTCCCTCCCGGTGGCGGAACTGGTGTGGGCCGAAGGCCGGGAGCGCGGCGCCGGCGCCCCCACCCTGCTGCTCACCGGCGGCTCGCCCACGCCCTCGGCCGCCCTGGTCGGGCCGCTCGCCGACCTGACGATCGGCTCCCTCCACGTGGACCTGCTCTTCCTCGGCGCGCACGGGGTGGCGCAGGGCGCCGGCCTGACCACCCCCAACCTCATGGAGGCCCAGACCAACCGCGCCCTGGTCGCCTCGGCGCGCCGGGTCGCGGTCGTGGCGGACCACAGCAAGTGGGGGGTGGTGGGGCTCAGCGGCTTCGCGGCGCTCCGCCAGGCCGACTGGTTCGTCACCGATGCCGGTCTGCCCGCGCCCGCCCGCGCCGCGCTCGCGGAGGAAGTGGGCGAACTCCTCGTCGCGGGCGAGGAGCGGCCCTGA
- a CDS encoding LacI family DNA-binding transcriptional regulator: MKVGITEVAARAQVSEATVSRVINRRQGVSKKTRDAVEQAMAEVGYERQTQGQLVAVITEFVSNPFFADVAERIESALAPHGLKTILCPAFPGGVQERDFISALVDKGVAAVVFLSASNTVEGADTETYELLRQRRVPYVGINGEFADGVATPVFSTDDALAAELAVDHLHRLGHRRIGMASGPAGNQPADRRVRGFLEAMAKRGIEEPERWVIRQSYTVEGGQAAVGPLLALGATAIVAASDYMALGAIRGIRRQGRAVPGDVSVVGYDGSSITEFTDPPLTTVRQPADRLALEVGRSVLALVSNRDVPTGELLFDPELVIRATTGPAPAEPGA; this comes from the coding sequence ATGAAGGTCGGGATCACCGAGGTCGCCGCTCGCGCCCAGGTCAGCGAGGCGACCGTCAGCCGGGTGATCAACCGACGCCAGGGCGTGTCGAAGAAGACCCGGGACGCGGTCGAACAGGCCATGGCGGAAGTCGGCTACGAACGGCAGACCCAGGGCCAACTGGTCGCGGTGATCACCGAGTTCGTGTCCAACCCGTTCTTCGCCGATGTCGCCGAGCGCATCGAGTCGGCGCTCGCCCCGCACGGACTCAAGACCATTCTCTGCCCGGCCTTCCCGGGCGGGGTCCAGGAGCGAGACTTCATCTCCGCGCTCGTCGACAAGGGCGTCGCGGCCGTCGTCTTCCTCTCCGCGTCCAACACCGTCGAGGGCGCCGACACCGAGACCTACGAACTGCTGCGCCAGCGCCGGGTCCCGTACGTCGGCATCAACGGCGAGTTCGCGGACGGGGTGGCGACCCCGGTCTTCTCCACCGATGACGCGCTCGCCGCGGAGCTGGCCGTCGACCACCTCCACCGGCTCGGTCACCGCAGGATCGGCATGGCCTCCGGCCCGGCCGGCAACCAGCCGGCGGACCGCCGGGTCCGGGGCTTCCTGGAGGCGATGGCCAAGCGGGGCATCGAGGAGCCGGAGCGCTGGGTGATCCGGCAGTCCTACACGGTGGAGGGCGGTCAGGCCGCCGTCGGCCCGCTCCTCGCCCTGGGCGCCACCGCGATCGTGGCCGCCAGCGACTACATGGCCCTCGGGGCGATCCGGGGCATCCGCCGGCAGGGCCGCGCGGTGCCCGGGGACGTCTCGGTCGTGGGCTACGACGGCTCGTCCATCACCGAGTTCACCGACCCTCCCCTGACCACGGTGCGCCAGCCCGCCGACCGGCTCGCCCTGGAGGTCGGGCGGAGCGTACTGGCGCTGGTCAGCAACCGGGACGTGCCCACGGGGGAGCTCTTGTTCGACCCCGAGCTGGTCATCCGGGCGACCACCGGACCGGCCCCCGCGGAGCCTGGGGCCTGA
- a CDS encoding glycoside hydrolase family 36 protein has protein sequence MTSAVTSAVTSAVTSGVTSGVTSDVPTAEPVTTAGLAPAREEPLLDGVSLAVLAHAPGVHPAWTLSELPDGLRMLEVRADGAPVEIRFSVPLGDAAGYWHPQGGWRRTLLADWEGRSRVSLVDGHAAGCLYDHDGATLLAFAATDPVPEAELRFGVSEENDTHVVHLRLPAARQAHRILLVPRAPSVARALRALRSWFDAELAPAPVPDAARTPVYSTWYAFNQDVSAAAVEIQAELAAGLGCGALILDDGWQEQGHGRGYAGCGDWEPDRAKFPDFAGHVARVRAHGLSYLAWVAPLLLGSGAACHDRWAGCAPAPATVPGAHVLDPRRPEVRAHVVGFCVRLVRAYGLDGLKLDFLEQAMVYAGDGAGDVGVAMVTLLTELRAALESVRPGVLLELRQPYTGPGMAPFGNMLRSVDCPADAIANRVRTLDTALLAVGGAVHSDMLLWSPGAPVAAVARQLIGALHAVPQISVRLDRLPAAHREAVGFWLGRWRLWRGLLLDGEVEPGRPDELYPLVRVSAGDHCLLSVHGDRVVPLDFSAYRRFDLVNGSDRDRVMVEVLGGGGAVGGVVHGPDGRIMDGPPSYLPEGARSLAVPRGGLVSLTITEGPR, from the coding sequence GTGACCAGTGCCGTGACCAGTGCCGTGACCAGCGCCGTGACGAGCGGCGTGACGAGCGGCGTGACCAGCGACGTGCCCACCGCCGAGCCCGTCACCACCGCGGGGCTGGCGCCCGCCCGCGAGGAGCCGCTGCTCGACGGGGTCTCGCTCGCCGTCCTCGCCCACGCCCCTGGCGTCCACCCGGCCTGGACGCTGAGCGAACTCCCCGACGGGCTGCGGATGCTGGAGGTCCGGGCCGACGGGGCCCCCGTCGAGATCCGCTTCTCCGTGCCCCTCGGCGACGCCGCCGGCTACTGGCATCCGCAGGGCGGCTGGCGGCGCACCCTCCTCGCCGACTGGGAGGGCCGCTCCAGGGTCTCGCTGGTCGACGGCCACGCCGCCGGCTGCCTCTACGACCACGACGGCGCGACCCTGCTCGCCTTCGCCGCCACCGACCCGGTGCCCGAGGCCGAGCTCCGCTTCGGGGTCTCCGAGGAGAACGACACCCACGTCGTCCACCTCCGGCTGCCCGCCGCCCGACAGGCCCACCGGATCCTGCTCGTCCCCCGCGCACCCTCGGTGGCACGGGCCCTGCGGGCCCTGCGCTCCTGGTTCGACGCCGAACTCGCCCCCGCGCCGGTGCCCGACGCGGCCCGCACCCCCGTCTACTCCACCTGGTACGCCTTCAACCAGGACGTCAGCGCCGCCGCCGTCGAAATCCAGGCCGAACTGGCCGCCGGACTCGGCTGCGGAGCACTGATCCTCGACGACGGCTGGCAGGAGCAGGGCCACGGGCGCGGGTACGCCGGCTGCGGGGACTGGGAGCCGGACCGGGCCAAGTTCCCCGACTTCGCCGGACACGTGGCCCGGGTCCGGGCGCACGGGCTGAGCTACCTCGCCTGGGTCGCCCCGCTGCTGCTCGGCTCCGGAGCCGCCTGCCACGACCGCTGGGCCGGCTGCGCACCCGCCCCCGCCACCGTGCCCGGGGCGCACGTGCTCGACCCCCGCCGCCCCGAGGTGCGCGCGCACGTCGTCGGTTTCTGCGTCAGGCTGGTCCGCGCGTACGGGCTCGACGGACTCAAGCTCGACTTCCTGGAGCAGGCCATGGTGTACGCGGGCGACGGCGCGGGGGACGTCGGCGTGGCCATGGTGACCCTGCTGACGGAGCTGCGCGCCGCCCTGGAATCCGTACGCCCCGGCGTGCTGCTGGAACTGCGCCAGCCCTACACCGGACCCGGCATGGCCCCCTTCGGCAACATGCTCCGCTCCGTCGACTGCCCGGCGGACGCCATCGCGAACCGGGTCCGCACCCTCGACACCGCACTGCTCGCCGTCGGCGGGGCCGTCCACTCCGACATGCTCCTCTGGTCGCCCGGGGCGCCCGTGGCGGCGGTGGCCCGGCAGCTGATCGGGGCCCTGCACGCGGTGCCGCAGATCTCCGTACGGCTGGACCGGCTGCCGGCGGCGCACCGGGAGGCGGTCGGGTTCTGGCTGGGACGGTGGCGGCTGTGGCGGGGGCTGCTGCTGGACGGGGAGGTGGAACCGGGCCGGCCCGACGAGCTGTACCCGCTGGTGCGGGTGAGCGCCGGGGACCACTGTCTGCTGAGCGTGCACGGGGACCGGGTCGTCCCCCTGGACTTCTCCGCGTACCGCCGCTTCGACCTGGTCAACGGCTCGGACCGGGACCGGGTGATGGTCGAGGTGCTGGGCGGCGGGGGCGCGGTCGGGGGAGTGGTCCACGGGCCGGACGGCCGTATCATGGACGGTCCGCCGTCGTACCTGCCGGAGGGAGCTCGCTCGCTGGCGGTGCCGCGCGGCGGTCTGGTATCGCTCACGATCACGGAAGGACCGCGATGA